One Ricinus communis isolate WT05 ecotype wild-type chromosome 2, ASM1957865v1, whole genome shotgun sequence DNA segment encodes these proteins:
- the LOC8271718 gene encoding uncharacterized protein LOC8271718 — protein MSKMRVAVIGGGISGLASAYVLAKAGAEVVVYEKEDCLGGHANKTVNYKGVDVDLGFLAFNPASYPNMEFFESIGVDMELSDMSFSVSIDKGKGYEWGSRKGLSSLFAQKENSFNPYFWQMLRDINKFKHDALSYLEQIENNTDINENERLGQFIDSRGYSEVFQKAYLLPICRSIWSCPLEGIMNFSAFAVLSFFHKHHLLQIFGCSNWLIVKRQSQHFINKVRELLESWGCQIRTGCKVNFVSTSDKGCLVSCGNVSEEMYNGCIINVHAPNSLKLLGKQATFDERRILGAFQYECSDIVLHHDKSYMPKNPAAWCAWNFLGSTDTKGCLTYWLNVLENVGKISSPLFLTMNPDHELKNTLLKWSTSHPILSIASSKAFLEFDSIQGKRGIWFCEPYQGFGCYGDGLKDGMVAAHNLLGDSCATLSKLKHMLPSLLEFGARYFVIRLLGHIISTGSIVLLEDGGTIFTIEGASKNCSLKTILKVHNFQFYWKIMTRAEIGLAEAYINGDFSFIDKEEGLLNLFMIFVANRDATNPVSKFWEKRGRWIPFLLTACIPSAIYFFGHILRQNTLVQAPRNISHHYNVSNEFFAMFLDETMTYSCAVFKTQDEDLKVAQLRKISLLIEKARIDKKHEVLEIGCGWGSLAIEVVKKTGCKYTGITLSEEQLKIAEDKVKQAGLQDNIKFLLCDYRELPESYKYDRIISCGMIEHVGHEYMEEFFDCCESVLAEDGLLVLQFIAIPDKRYDEVRKSIDFLKEYIFPGGCLPSLYRITSAMRTASRLCMEHVENIGSNYYLTLKCWRKNFLKNKEKILAMGFDEKFIRTWEYYFDYCAAGFKSYTLLDYQIVFSRPGNIAALGNPYKGFPSAYNRE, from the exons atgtcaaAAATGAGAGTAGCTGTGATTGGTGGTGGAATTAGTGGACTTGCTTCAGCTTATGTTCTTGCAAAAGCTGGTGCTGAAGTTGTTGTATACGAGAAAGAAGATTGCTTGGGTGGCCATGCAAATAAGACTGTTAACTATAAGGGTGTTGATGTAGACCTTGGCTTCCTAGCCTTCAATCCT GCATCATATCCAAATATGGAGTTCTTTGAGAGTATTGGAGTAGACATGGAGTTATCAGATATGTCATTCTCAGTAAGTATAGACAAAGGCAAGGGCTATGAATGGGGTAGCAGGAAAGGCCTGTCAAGTTTGTTTGCTCAGAAAGAGAATAGTTTCAATCCTTACTTTTGGCAAATGCTTAGAGATATCAACAAATTCAAGCATGATGCACTCAG CTATCTGGAGCAGATTGAGAATAATACAGAcattaatgaaaatgaaagattAGGACAGTTTATTGATTCAAGGGGTTATTCAGAAGTATTTCAGAAGGCTTATCTT CTACCAATTTGTAGATCAATATGGTCATGCCCTTTAGAAGGAATTATGAACTTTTCAGCTTTTGCTGTACTCTCATTTTTCCATAAACATCATCTTCTTCAG ATCTTTGGCTGCTCAAATTGGCTTATTGTCAAAAGGCAATCACAACATTTTATCAACAAG GTCAGAGAACTACTGGAAAGTTGGGGCTGTCAAATAAGAACAGGTTGCAAAGTAAACTTTGTTTCTACTTCAGATAAGG GTTGCCTGGTATCATGTGGAAATGTTTCAGAAGAAATGTACAATGGATGCATAATAAATGTTCATGCACCAAATTCTCTAAAATTATTAGGAAAGCAAGCAACATTTGATGAAAGGAGAATTCTTGGAGCTTTCCAATATGAGTGTAG TGATATTGTACTTCATCATGACAAATCATATATGCCCAAGAATCCGGCAGCTTGGTGTGCATGGAATTTCTTGGGAAGTACTGATACTAAAGGGTGTCTGACTTATTGGTTGAATGTGCTTGAG AATGTGGGTAAAATAAGTTCACCTCTCTTTTTAACTATGAATCCAGACCACGAACTAAAAAATACATTGCTTAAGTGGTCGACTAGCCATCCAATCCTATCTATAGCTTCATCAAAAGCTTTTCTTGAGTTTGATAGTATTCAAGGCAAAAGGGGTATATGGTTCTGTGAACCATACCAAG GTTTTGGATGCTACGGGGATGGACTAAAG GATGGCATGGTTGCTGCACATAATTTACTTGGAGATAGTTGTGCCACTCTAAGCAAATTGAAACACATGCTACCTTCTTTGCTAGAATTTGGAGCGCGATATTTCGTCATTAGACTTCTTGGACATATAATTTCCACAGGTTCTATAGT TTTATTGGAAGATGGAGGAACTATTTTTACTATTGAGGGAGCAAGCAAAAATTGCTCTTTGAAAACTATTCTAAAGGTTCataattttcagttttattgGAAG ATAATGACAAGAGCTGAGATAGGCCTCGCAGAAGCATATATAAAtggagatttttcttttattgacaaaGAAGAAGGTCTCTTAAATCTTTTCATG ATATTTGTTGCCAATAGAGATGCAACAAACCCTGTCTCAAAATTCTGGGAGAAAAG agGTCGATGGATTCCATTTTTACTCACAGCTTGTATTCCGTCAGCAATATATTTCTTTGGTCATATTTTAAGACAAAATACTCTTGTACAAGCTCCGAGAAATATTAGTCATCATTATAATGTG AGTAATGAATTTTTTGCTATGTTCTTGGATGAAACAATGACATACTCCTGTGCAGTATTTAAG ACGCAAGATGAAGACTTGAAAGTAGCACAACTGAGGAAAATCTCACTTCTAATTGAAAAA GCAAGAATTGATAAGAAGCATGAAGTTCTTGAAATTGGTTGTGGTTGGGGAAGCTTGGCAATTGAAGTTGTCAAAAAAACTGGATGCAAATACACTGGAATCACTCTATCTGAAGAACAACTAAAAATTGCAGAAGATAAAGTGAAACAAGCTGGCCTCCAG GACAACATCAAGTTTCTCCTTTGTGACTATCGTGAATTGCCTGAATCCTACAAATATGACAGAATCATATCATG TGGAATGATAGAGCATGTTGGCCATGAATATATGGAAGAATTCTTTGATTGTTGTGAATCAGTTTTAGCAGAGGATGGCCTTCTTGTTTTACAG ttcATAGCAATCCCTGACAAACGGTACGATGAGGTCAGGAAAAGTATAGATTTTTTGAAGGAATATATATTCCCCGGAGGATGCTTGCCTTCATTATATAGGATAACATCAGCCATGAGAACTGCATCGAGACTATG TATGGAGCATGTCGAAAATATAGGAAGTAACTATTATCTAACCTTGAAATGTTGGAGGAagaatttcttgaaaaataaggA AAAAATTCTTGCCATGGGATTTGATGAGAAGTTCATTAGAACATGGGAATATTATTTCGACTACTGTGCTGCTGGCTTCAAGTCATATACACTTTTAGATTATCAG ATCGTATTTTCGCGTCCTGGAAACATTGCGGCATTAGGCAATCCATATAAAGGTTTTCCATCAGCATACAACAGAGAGTGA